The sequence TTAGCAGCAACTTATCCCTGCTGGTAAACCTGGGTCTAGTTAGACCAGTTCCGGTATTTGTCTCAGGCCGTTATGAGCCTAGTGCGGCGGTTGAGTCGGTAGCTGATATTGGTTTGGCTGAGGTAGGGTAGTTGATTCAAGTTTTGGGGCATCGAGTAGCAGGTTAGTTGTTGGTGTGGGAGTAGTCTTGTGACACAGTCTTCATTTACAGACATGGGTGAGCACCAGGCCGAGATTGCCCGGCTTGAGTCTGAGTTAGCCATCCGTGACCAGCTGGTTCAGCAGCTCTCCCAGGAGTTGTTTCGCCTCGTGAAGGGCAATGCTGGGTTTGTGCCTAGCCCAGAAGTCACTGAGCAGCACCAAGCTGAAATGGCTGCCCTACGCGACCAGCTCCGGGGGGTAGAAAAACAGATTGATTTTTATCAGGGCCAGCTCGAAGACCGGGATGGCGAAGTGCTGCAACTGCGGCAAACCGTTCAAGAACTTACCGATCGCACCCGCATGCTAGAGCAGGTGGTGCAAGAACTGCCCACGGTGTATCGCCAAAAGTTTGCCGATCGCATGACCGCCGTCAAGCAGCGCGTAGCCGAGATTCAGCGCGAAAATCGCCAGCTTCAAGCCGAGTTGCAGAGTGTCAGCTATCGGTTGGCGATGCGCACCCGCCGCAGCCAGCGTCTAGAGCTACCGACTCTAGAACAAGACGGCCTCGACGGCATTTCTCTACCCTCGTTCTAGGCATAGGCACAAGCTCAATTAAGGAGATTTCTGAAAAAGAGTTTCGCTAATGGTGGGCAGTGCCCACCCTACAGCGGCTCGGTTCTGAACGGCAGAGACCTGTCTGCTGTTTAAGGTGACGGCTGCCTGTTCTAGGTAGGCTCCAAACGTCAGCCTTTTTGCTACTGCCTTACCACGTAGGCCAAAGGGACATCTTGCAGCTTGCCCGTATAGACCAGTGCCCGGTGAAGCATGGTGGCGACCTCAGCTCTGGTAGCGGGCTGATTGGGGTTGAGGACCTTGAGATCAGGGTAGTTGACCACTAGACCAGCTTCGGTGGCGGCTACAGCTTGGTGAATGGCCCAGGGGGGCACTTGCTTTTGGTCGCTGTAGGGAGCCAATACTGCCGCTGCTCCGCTACTCGATTTCAGCGCCAATCCGTTGGCCAGCGCCACAATCACATGAATGC is a genomic window of Nodosilinea sp. E11 containing:
- a CDS encoding Npun_F5560 family protein, translating into MTQSSFTDMGEHQAEIARLESELAIRDQLVQQLSQELFRLVKGNAGFVPSPEVTEQHQAEMAALRDQLRGVEKQIDFYQGQLEDRDGEVLQLRQTVQELTDRTRMLEQVVQELPTVYRQKFADRMTAVKQRVAEIQRENRQLQAELQSVSYRLAMRTRRSQRLELPTLEQDGLDGISLPSF